In the Pedobacter cryoconitis genome, TAAAACTATTATCAATAAATGTACTGACCTCTTTGACCGGATGGATAACGACCCTTACAACTTCATGCTGCACCACGGTGATGAAGACCTTCGTCGTCTATTAAACTTCAAACACAGGACATTTAACGATACAGATCTCCTATACTTCGTCTCCTTCTTTAAACATCATTACACGCTTTCGGACAGCCTGGAAACAGCCTTCCTGCCATCAAACTTCAGCCAACTTGAAAGTTTCACCGCTGAACATGCTTTAAACCATTTTCGTACCTACTTTTTCAGTCTCCCGGATTCCCCCAGGAGAACCGTTAAACACATCTCTTCACCCGCTCAAAAATCCACCTGCAAGAGATTAAATATGTTTCTGCGCTGGATGGTACGCAAAGACCAGGCAGGAGTAGATTTCGGCGTATGGACAACCATTTCCCCTGCAGACCTCATTTGTCCATGTGATGTACACGTAGACCGTGTTGCGCGTCGCCTTGATCTGATCACCCGTAAACAAACCGACTGGAGAACTGCTGTTGAGTTGACTACAGAACTTCGCAAATTCGATCCCTTAGATCCTGTGAAATATGATTTCGCACTATTTGGCCTTGGTATAGAAGAGAAATTTTAAAGTCAAAATGCTATCTTTAAATTGGTTAAGACACTAGGTATAAATTGAATTACGAATGGTAACTTTTGAAGCAGAAATAGAACGCTTCTCCAAAATGGGTGAGAAAACCGGATGGACATTCGTGACCATCCCAAAGGATATAGCCAATCAGATCAAACCTGATTGCCGGAAAAGCTTTCGTGTTAAAGGACTTCTCGACGAACTGCCTGTAACCGGTATGTCATTCATACCAATGGGGGAGGGAGACTTTATTCTTGCCCTGAATTCCACTATACGTAAACAATTAAAAAAAGAAGAAGGCGCAAAACTGCATTTGCAGCTCGAAGAAGACAAAACTTTCAAAATAGAAATGCCAGAAGACCTGGAACTCTGTCTGCTGGAAGAAAGACATTTTTTAGAGAACTTTCTTAGCCTTCCCAAGTCCCACCAGAATTATTATATCAACTGGCTTAATACAGCTAAAACCGAACCTACACGTATTAAACGGCTCACACAAATTGTCATCGCTATGGATAAGAAACAAAATTTCTCTGAAATGATGCGAAGCTATAAAAATGAAAAATAGATATGCAATAAGGAATCCAATTAGCTATGCAACAAGGAATCTAATTAGTTATCTAATAAGTAATCCAATTAGCTATCCAACAAGGAATCCAATAAAATCTGATTAGAAGGAAATGTAACCAGCATTTCCAATGTGGAAAAACCTTTAGAAATCAAAAAGAGGGTTATGTACCCTTCTGACAATGATTCCCACTTCAGGGAATTCCGTCAGAAGGGTGCATAACCCTCTTTTTGATCTATCTTTTATAACTTCTAAACCAACTCGTAACCTTCATCTGAATAACGCCAACAAAAGCCTCTCTGAAAATCCTTGTACTCATTTTTGAAGTCCCTTCCGTTCTATCCGTAAATATGATCGGTACCTCAACCACATTAAACCCATACTTAATCGCTGTAAACTTCATTTCAATCTGAAACGCATACCCAACAAACCTGATTTTATCAAAAGGAATTGTTTCTAAAACAACCCTTTTATAACACTTAAAACCAGCAGTAGCATCCTGAATATTAATCCTTGTAATCAACCTCACATACATCGAAGCAAAATACGACATCAATACCCTGCTCATTGGCCAGTTTACCACATTGACCCCTCTCACATAACGAGAACCAATGGCAACATCAGCCCCATTAACACAAGCTTCCCGCAACGCAAATAAATCATCAGGATTATGAGAAAAATCAGCATCCATTTCAAAAATATAATTGTAAGAACGCTGTAATGCCCACTTAAAACCATGGATATAAGCCGTTCCTAAACCCAGCTTGCCAGTCCTCTGCTCCATATGTAAACCAGGAAATTCCAACTGTAATTTCTTTACAATAGCTGCCGTTCCATCAGGCGACCCATCATCAATAATTAAAACCTCAAAAGGAAAACTCAGGTTAAAAACCTTACGGATAATCTTCTCAATATTTTCTTTTTCGTTATAGGTAGGGATAATGACTAAGCTGTCTGACACGTGTGTAGAATAAATGGTAATAAATTATTTGCGAAAATATTGATTAAAATTGAAATTAACCTAATTATCAAGTGATTTAACATACCTTAACAATAAATCTGCGGATAAAAAAAGGCTGTAGTTTCAAAAACTACAGCCCTCTAATTATAAATATTTACCTGCTAAGAGGTAGCATTCATTGTTTTCTGTAACCACTTAGTGATGAAAAACAAGATCACCGAAGCAATACCTGCCATCACTACAAATAACATAAAGAAATCATATAGATTTTTAATTGTATAGCCAAGGAAAGTAGGTTTCTCAGGATTAAGATTATAAACCTCTACTACAGAAGCAGTCTTGTCACTACCCTTGATAATATAAATTTCAGTTTGAGCAGCATTTGTACCCAATAAGAATTTACCCTCTTTTTCACCAGCAACAGCTAATTTTGCAATTTCTGTTTCATCCAATTTTCTAGGAGAGATCCTGTTGATTTTATTGGTATCAATAGTAACAGCTTGTTGCGCTGGAGTAATTGAAAGTGCCACTAATGAATCAGGGCTAAGCGAATGAGCGTTCTTTTTCACTGTACTTAGATCCCACTGCTGAATATTCTTTTTGCTGTTAGCAACTTGTTGCCAGTCAATAGCACTATTTGTCAATACCAAAGGACTAACCTTATACTCTGCTACTTTGGCTTCCTCTTCAGGATACTTAGAGCTTAATTTTCCTGCCAATACGTTTGCACCTGCATTTGCAAGGAACCATACCGCCATTAAAAGAGAAGATAGTTTTAAAGGAGAAAGCTTATTTACCAATGATAATCCGATGGGAGAAAGACATAGCTCACCCCAGGTGTGGAAAGCATACATACCAATCAGGTAAATCATACTCACTTTTATTCCTGCACCAACATCTTTAACACCAGTTGCAATAACCAGGTATCCCAATGCAAGCAGCATTAAACCTATAGCCATTTTAGTAGGGGCAGAAGGTTCTTTTCTACCCAGCTTAATCCATAACCACGCAAATACCGGAGCAAATACGACTACAAAAATAGAGTTTAAAGATTGGAACCAGCTGGAAGGAACTGTGAAGAAACCTAAATTTCTTTGTGTTTGCTCCTCCGCAAAAAACGTTAATGAAGCTCCTGCTTGTTCGAAAGCACTCCAGAAAAACAAGACAAAGAAAGCAACTATAAAAATTACTGATATTTTTTTCTTCTCAATCTTCGAAAGTGTTTTATCTGTAAAGATCATGACTGCAATACCAACTACTGCAATAATCAGCAGGTAGCTTAAATAACTTACAATTTTAGCATCAATATATAACATGCCTACACATAACGCAGAAAAAGCAAATAAACCAAGATAAACCAAAACCGGTGAAACTTTTTTGTCACCAGGATTAGCTGGCTTTAAGCCTAAAAGATCTCCATTTGGATCACGAACATACTTATCTCTGAAGTTGATAAAAACAATAACCCCAATAGCCATCGCGATTGCCGCAGCAAGGAAAGCCCATTTAAAATCTGCAGGATTACCAGTGTCACCAAAATATCCACAGATAAAGGGGCCCAGTGCACCACCAACATTGATTCCCATATAAAAGATCGTGTAAGCAGCATCAATACGGCGGTCACTCTTAGGATAAAGCTGACCTACCATTGAAGAGATGTTTGGTTTAAAGAAACCATTACCGGAAATCATAAAACCTAACCCTGTAAAGAACAAGAAGGTTGAAATATCAGGCATCGTATGGTAAAGGGAAGCACAGCCGAACATAATCAGCTCTCCCAATGCCATTAGTATACCCCCGGTTACAATAGATCGTCTGTTTCCCCAGTATCTGTCGGCGATAAAACCACCGATTAAAGGAGTCAGGTATACAAGACCTGTATAGCTTCCATATAAATTTGACGCAAATGCTTTGTCAAATAATAAGGCTTTGGTCATAAAAAGCACCAAAATAGCCCGCATACCGTAGTAATTGAAACGTTCCCACATCTCGGTAGCGAACAGTACATATAATCCTTTTGGATGGCCTTTTTGAGCGGAGTCTAATTGCTCTGGCTTAAGGATTTCAGATTGATCCATAAAAATTGTTTTATAGGTTAGTT is a window encoding:
- a CDS encoding polyprenol monophosphomannose synthase; amino-acid sequence: MSDSLVIIPTYNEKENIEKIIRKVFNLSFPFEVLIIDDGSPDGTAAIVKKLQLEFPGLHMEQRTGKLGLGTAYIHGFKWALQRSYNYIFEMDADFSHNPDDLFALREACVNGADVAIGSRYVRGVNVVNWPMSRVLMSYFASMYVRLITRINIQDATAGFKCYKRVVLETIPFDKIRFVGYAFQIEMKFTAIKYGFNVVEVPIIFTDRTEGTSKMSTRIFREAFVGVIQMKVTSWFRSYKR
- a CDS encoding YdeI/OmpD-associated family protein; amino-acid sequence: MVTFEAEIERFSKMGEKTGWTFVTIPKDIANQIKPDCRKSFRVKGLLDELPVTGMSFIPMGEGDFILALNSTIRKQLKKEEGAKLHLQLEEDKTFKIEMPEDLELCLLEERHFLENFLSLPKSHQNYYINWLNTAKTEPTRIKRLTQIVIAMDKKQNFSEMMRSYKNEK
- a CDS encoding TIGR02757 family protein, with product MEFLELKDFLDIKVAQYNRSNFITNDPICIPHRFSKKQDIEIAAFFAAVLAWGQRKTIINKCTDLFDRMDNDPYNFMLHHGDEDLRRLLNFKHRTFNDTDLLYFVSFFKHHYTLSDSLETAFLPSNFSQLESFTAEHALNHFRTYFFSLPDSPRRTVKHISSPAQKSTCKRLNMFLRWMVRKDQAGVDFGVWTTISPADLICPCDVHVDRVARRLDLITRKQTDWRTAVELTTELRKFDPLDPVKYDFALFGLGIEEKF
- a CDS encoding peptide MFS transporter — encoded protein: MDQSEILKPEQLDSAQKGHPKGLYVLFATEMWERFNYYGMRAILVLFMTKALLFDKAFASNLYGSYTGLVYLTPLIGGFIADRYWGNRRSIVTGGILMALGELIMFGCASLYHTMPDISTFLFFTGLGFMISGNGFFKPNISSMVGQLYPKSDRRIDAAYTIFYMGINVGGALGPFICGYFGDTGNPADFKWAFLAAAIAMAIGVIVFINFRDKYVRDPNGDLLGLKPANPGDKKVSPVLVYLGLFAFSALCVGMLYIDAKIVSYLSYLLIIAVVGIAVMIFTDKTLSKIEKKKISVIFIVAFFVLFFWSAFEQAGASLTFFAEEQTQRNLGFFTVPSSWFQSLNSIFVVVFAPVFAWLWIKLGRKEPSAPTKMAIGLMLLALGYLVIATGVKDVGAGIKVSMIYLIGMYAFHTWGELCLSPIGLSLVNKLSPLKLSSLLMAVWFLANAGANVLAGKLSSKYPEEEAKVAEYKVSPLVLTNSAIDWQQVANSKKNIQQWDLSTVKKNAHSLSPDSLVALSITPAQQAVTIDTNKINRISPRKLDETEIAKLAVAGEKEGKFLLGTNAAQTEIYIIKGSDKTASVVEVYNLNPEKPTFLGYTIKNLYDFFMLFVVMAGIASVILFFITKWLQKTMNATS